In Streptomyces sp. NBC_01707, a genomic segment contains:
- a CDS encoding alkaline phosphatase gives MSYRPRIPSPDRRTVLRGSLAASAALTLPLTATAAPAFALSGRPRAAWGVQVGDVTASSALVWVRSDRPARMIVETSATESFRRARTWHGPLVGSGTDFTGTTPLYGLPAGEQVHYRVTLADPDDPRRTGEPVYGTFRTAPARRRDGVRFLWSGDIAGQGWGINPDIGGYRVYDEMRRLDPDFFLCSGDNIYADGVIEPSVTLPDGRVWRNVTTDEKAKVAETLAEYRGNFRYNLLDDNLRKFNAQVPSIIQWDDHEVRNNWYPGQILDDVRYTEKNVDVLAARSMRAFREYFPVSTLHESSGDGRVHRVVRHGPLLDVFVLDMRSFRNANSPGRQPDDTTGILGAEQLDWLKRELSRSRAVWKVIAADMPLGLVVTDGATDFEAVAQGDPGAPLGRELQIAELLRFIKHRRITGTLWLTADVHYTSAQHYAPERAAFKDFAPFWEFVSGPLAAGGFPANALDSTFGPDQVFVRAPDRANVSPMESPQFFGEVDIDGGSGELTVRLRAQGGSVLFSKVLRPGRVGQ, from the coding sequence ATGTCGTACCGTCCGCGCATCCCTTCGCCCGACCGCCGCACTGTGCTGCGCGGTTCACTCGCCGCTTCGGCCGCGCTCACGCTCCCCTTGACGGCGACGGCAGCCCCCGCTTTCGCCCTGTCCGGCCGACCGCGCGCGGCCTGGGGCGTGCAGGTGGGTGATGTCACCGCATCGTCCGCCCTGGTCTGGGTACGTTCGGACCGTCCGGCGCGGATGATCGTGGAGACGTCGGCGACGGAGTCGTTCCGGCGGGCGCGCACCTGGCACGGGCCTCTGGTGGGCTCCGGTACCGACTTCACCGGCACGACGCCGCTGTACGGGCTGCCCGCGGGCGAGCAGGTGCACTACCGGGTGACGCTCGCCGACCCGGACGATCCGCGCCGGACCGGTGAGCCGGTGTACGGGACGTTCCGTACCGCGCCCGCCCGGCGCCGTGACGGAGTCCGCTTCCTGTGGTCCGGCGACATCGCGGGACAGGGCTGGGGCATCAACCCCGACATCGGCGGCTACCGGGTGTACGACGAGATGCGCCGTCTCGACCCGGACTTCTTTCTCTGCAGCGGTGACAACATCTACGCGGACGGGGTGATCGAGCCGAGCGTGACGCTGCCCGACGGCCGGGTCTGGCGCAACGTCACCACCGACGAGAAGGCGAAGGTCGCCGAGACGCTCGCCGAGTACCGCGGGAACTTCCGCTACAACCTCCTGGACGACAACCTGAGGAAGTTCAACGCGCAGGTGCCGTCGATCATCCAGTGGGACGACCACGAGGTGCGCAACAACTGGTACCCGGGACAGATCCTGGACGACGTCCGGTACACCGAGAAGAACGTCGACGTCCTGGCCGCGCGTTCGATGCGGGCGTTCCGCGAGTACTTCCCTGTGTCCACCCTGCACGAGTCGTCCGGCGACGGCCGGGTGCACCGTGTGGTGCGGCACGGCCCGCTGCTCGACGTGTTCGTCCTCGACATGCGGTCGTTCCGCAACGCCAACTCCCCCGGCCGGCAGCCCGACGACACCACGGGCATCCTCGGCGCCGAGCAGCTCGACTGGCTCAAGCGCGAGCTGTCGCGGTCCCGCGCGGTATGGAAGGTGATCGCCGCGGACATGCCGCTGGGACTTGTCGTCACGGACGGTGCGACGGACTTCGAAGCGGTGGCGCAGGGCGATCCCGGCGCCCCGCTCGGCCGTGAGCTGCAGATCGCGGAACTGCTGCGGTTCATCAAGCACCGCCGGATCACCGGCACACTCTGGCTGACGGCCGATGTGCACTACACATCGGCGCAGCATTACGCCCCGGAGCGCGCGGCGTTCAAGGACTTCGCACCGTTCTGGGAGTTCGTGTCGGGGCCGCTGGCCGCCGGTGGTTTCCCCGCCAATGCGCTGGACAGCACGTTCGGTCCCGACCAGGTCTTCGTGCGGGCGCCCGACCGGGCGAATGTGTCGCCGATGGAGTCGCCGCAGTTCTTCGGCGAGGTCGACATCGACGGCGGCAGCGGCGAGTTGACTGTGCGGCTGCGGGCTCAGGGCGGTTCGGTGCTGTTCAGCAAGGTTCTGCGGCCGGGACGCGTCGGCCAGTGA
- a CDS encoding GNAT family N-acetyltransferase, translated as MTDVTSAKSARRPHHWRRDLIELAALFTAVAVADAIANLIGHQPDGPYLLVASAVALTATATFHTWWARRHSHAPPPTADGLITAPDSSGPDRSTERLTVAAHAGAVAPVTTPTAGPALSTGETVLWRMRTTVRDTPGSLAALCIALARHRVDILTLQTHPLAEGTVDEFLLRAPAPLQMQQLSRAVSAAGGSSTWIERADAHDLVDAPTRILGLATRTALDAAELPLALRQLLGRCTIHSLPAVSISGRATGETTPIEGVLEETVMRLRDPSGGAITIERPYLPFTPTEFARARALVELDARLGPRVPRSEHVLTLPEGNEITVRRADQSDLAAARAMHDRCSDQTLRLRYHGPVRDADRYLDHLLSPRFGRTLAVQTASGRLVALGHLLWDGDETEVALLVEDDWQRRGIGSELLGRLVTLAIEAGCESVYAVTQASNTGMVAAMRALALPLDYQIEEGTLVITARLEATPVRSLPPYEQAGR; from the coding sequence ATGACTGATGTGACATCTGCGAAGAGTGCCCGCCGCCCCCACCACTGGCGGCGGGACCTGATCGAGTTGGCCGCCCTGTTCACCGCGGTGGCGGTGGCCGACGCGATCGCCAACCTGATCGGACACCAGCCGGACGGCCCGTATCTGCTGGTCGCCTCGGCCGTGGCGCTCACCGCGACGGCCACGTTCCACACATGGTGGGCACGGCGGCACAGCCACGCGCCGCCCCCGACCGCCGACGGCCTGATCACCGCCCCCGACAGCTCGGGCCCGGACCGTTCCACCGAACGCCTGACCGTCGCCGCACACGCCGGCGCCGTCGCTCCGGTGACCACGCCCACCGCGGGCCCTGCCCTCTCCACCGGGGAAACGGTGCTGTGGCGGATGCGTACCACTGTCCGGGACACGCCCGGCAGCCTGGCCGCGCTGTGCATCGCGCTCGCCCGGCACCGGGTCGACATCCTCACCCTGCAGACGCACCCGCTGGCCGAGGGGACGGTCGACGAGTTCCTGCTGCGTGCCCCGGCCCCGCTCCAGATGCAGCAGCTGAGCCGGGCCGTCTCCGCCGCCGGTGGCAGCTCCACCTGGATCGAGCGTGCGGACGCACACGATCTGGTGGACGCCCCGACGCGCATTCTGGGCCTCGCCACGCGCACGGCCCTGGATGCGGCCGAACTCCCGCTCGCCCTGCGTCAGCTGCTCGGCCGCTGCACCATCCACTCGCTCCCCGCCGTGTCGATCAGTGGCCGCGCCACCGGCGAGACCACGCCGATCGAGGGGGTGCTGGAAGAGACCGTGATGCGGCTGCGTGACCCGTCCGGCGGTGCGATCACCATCGAACGCCCCTATCTTCCCTTCACGCCGACCGAGTTCGCCCGGGCCCGCGCCCTGGTCGAACTCGACGCGCGGCTCGGCCCCCGCGTCCCGCGCAGCGAGCACGTGCTCACGCTCCCCGAGGGCAACGAGATCACCGTGCGCCGCGCGGACCAGAGCGACCTGGCAGCCGCCCGCGCCATGCACGACCGTTGCTCCGATCAGACACTGCGGCTGCGGTACCACGGCCCGGTCCGTGACGCCGACCGCTATCTGGACCACCTGCTGAGCCCCCGGTTCGGTCGCACCCTGGCCGTTCAGACGGCCTCCGGCCGGCTCGTCGCCCTCGGCCACCTCCTCTGGGACGGCGACGAGACCGAGGTGGCCCTCCTCGTCGAGGACGACTGGCAGCGTCGTGGCATCGGCTCCGAGCTGCTGGGCCGTCTGGTGACGCTCGCCATCGAGGCCGGCTGCGAGAGCGTCTACGCGGTCACCCAGGCGTCCAACACCGGCATGGTCGCCGCGATGCGGGCCCTCGCGCTGCCTCTCGACTACCAGATCGAGGAGGGCACGCTCGTCATCACCGCCCGGTTGGAAGCCACTCCGGTACGGTCCCTGCCGCCGTACGAGCAGGCGGGTCGCTGA
- a CDS encoding PLP-dependent aspartate aminotransferase family protein: MDTEASPLPSTTPRSRALATEAVHAGRDDLAALGLHAPPIDLSTTYPSYDSRGEAERIDAFATTGARPDGPPVYARLDNPTTARFETALARLEGTASAVSFASGMAALTAVLLARASMGLRHVVAVRPLYGCSDHLLGAGLLGTEVTWTDPAGIAGAIRPDTGLVMVETPANPTLAEVDIRALAHSCGSVPLLVDNTFATPVLQRPVEHGARIVLHSATKYLGGHGDVMGGVVACDEEFAARLRQVRFATGGVLHPMAGYLLLRGLSTLPVRVRAASTSAAELCRRLTADPRIARVHYPKVGGAMVAFEVYGDPHRVISAVRLITPAVSLGSVDTLIQHPASISHRIVDEGDRQAAGVGDRLLRMSVGLEDVEDLWADLCQALSDPPARTAAGTVPEWLPTGR, from the coding sequence ATGGACACCGAAGCCTCGCCGCTGCCCTCGACGACACCCCGGTCGAGGGCGCTGGCCACCGAAGCAGTGCACGCCGGACGCGACGACCTCGCTGCACTCGGCCTGCACGCCCCGCCGATCGATCTGTCCACCACCTACCCCTCGTACGACTCCAGGGGAGAGGCGGAACGGATCGACGCCTTCGCCACCACCGGCGCCAGGCCGGACGGGCCGCCCGTCTACGCCCGGCTCGACAACCCGACCACGGCCCGGTTCGAGACGGCACTCGCCCGGCTCGAAGGGACCGCGAGTGCCGTGTCGTTCGCCAGTGGAATGGCGGCGCTCACCGCCGTCCTGCTGGCCCGCGCGAGCATGGGGCTGCGCCATGTGGTCGCCGTCCGCCCGCTCTACGGATGCAGCGACCACCTCCTCGGTGCCGGACTGCTGGGCACCGAAGTCACCTGGACCGATCCGGCGGGCATCGCGGGGGCCATCCGTCCGGACACAGGTCTGGTGATGGTCGAGACGCCGGCGAACCCGACGCTCGCCGAGGTCGACATCCGCGCGCTCGCCCACTCCTGCGGCTCGGTGCCGCTGCTCGTCGACAACACCTTCGCCACCCCCGTCCTGCAACGGCCCGTCGAGCACGGGGCCAGGATCGTCCTCCACAGCGCCACCAAATATCTGGGCGGACACGGCGATGTGATGGGCGGGGTCGTCGCCTGCGACGAGGAGTTCGCGGCCCGGCTGCGCCAAGTCCGCTTCGCCACCGGCGGGGTGCTGCATCCCATGGCCGGGTATCTGCTGCTGCGCGGGCTCTCCACCCTGCCGGTTCGGGTTCGGGCCGCTTCCACGAGCGCCGCCGAACTGTGCCGCCGGCTGACCGCCGATCCACGCATCGCCCGGGTCCACTACCCGAAGGTGGGCGGCGCGATGGTGGCGTTCGAGGTGTACGGCGATCCGCATCGGGTGATCTCCGCGGTACGGCTCATCACCCCGGCGGTCAGCCTCGGCAGCGTCGACACCCTGATCCAGCACCCGGCCTCCATCAGCCACCGCATCGTGGATGAGGGAGACCGGCAGGCCGCGGGCGTCGGGGACCGGCTGTTGCGCATGTCGGTCGGCCTGGAGGACGTCGAGGACCTGTGGGCCGACCTGTGTCAGGCGCTCAGCGACCCGCCTGCTCGTACGGCGGCAGGGACCGTACCGGAGTGGCTTCCAACCGGGCGGTGA
- a CDS encoding rhodanese-like domain-containing protein gives MTSQLSASTANPVLRVPPASPAAAAAYFGASLAFHADVSDVAAALAADADPGFVVLDSRSAASWDQGHIPGAVHLPTALIAEQARNLLDPAVPVVTYCWGPGCNGATRAALALAELGYQVKEMLGGFEYWAREGFEFETWEGRERRTADPFTAPVDSDDCGC, from the coding sequence ATGACTTCGCAGCTCAGCGCCTCCACGGCCAACCCCGTCCTCCGTGTCCCGCCGGCCTCTCCGGCTGCGGCCGCCGCCTACTTCGGCGCCTCGCTGGCCTTCCACGCCGATGTCTCGGACGTCGCCGCCGCGCTCGCAGCCGACGCGGATCCCGGTTTCGTCGTCCTCGACTCCCGGTCCGCCGCCTCCTGGGACCAGGGGCACATCCCCGGCGCGGTCCACCTGCCGACCGCGCTCATCGCGGAGCAGGCCCGGAACCTCCTCGACCCCGCCGTGCCCGTCGTCACGTACTGCTGGGGCCCCGGCTGCAACGGCGCCACCCGCGCCGCGCTGGCCCTCGCCGAACTGGGCTACCAGGTCAAGGAGATGCTCGGCGGATTCGAGTACTGGGCGCGCGAGGGCTTCGAGTTCGAGACCTGGGAGGGCCGCGAGCGGCGCACCGCCGACCCGTTCACCGCACCCGTCGACTCGGACGACTGCGGCTGCTGA
- a CDS encoding Lrp/AsnC family transcriptional regulator yields the protein MTDSVVLDPVDLHILRLLQNDARTTYRELATEVGVAPSTCLDRVTRLRRSGVILGHQLRLDPARLGRGLEALLSVQVRPHRRELIGPFVERIRALPESRALFHLTGPDDYLVHVAVADTADLQRLVLDEFTSRREVARVETRLIFQQWECGPLLPPSSAASGRSAETE from the coding sequence ATGACCGATTCCGTCGTTCTGGACCCGGTGGATCTGCACATTCTGCGGCTGCTGCAGAACGATGCCCGGACCACCTACCGAGAGCTGGCCACGGAGGTCGGGGTCGCACCGTCGACCTGCCTGGACCGGGTGACCCGGCTGCGACGCTCGGGGGTGATTCTCGGCCATCAACTCCGTCTCGACCCGGCCCGGCTCGGACGCGGTCTGGAGGCGCTCCTCTCGGTACAGGTCCGCCCCCACCGCAGGGAACTCATCGGTCCGTTCGTCGAACGGATCAGGGCGCTGCCGGAGTCCCGCGCGCTCTTCCATCTGACCGGCCCTGACGACTACCTGGTCCATGTGGCGGTCGCGGACACCGCGGATCTGCAGCGGCTGGTGCTGGACGAGTTCACCTCGCGGCGCGAGGTGGCCCGGGTGGAGACCCGGCTGATATTCCAGCAGTGGGAGTGCGGGCCGCTGCTGCCTCCGTCATCCGCCGCCTCAGGACGGTCCGCGGAGACCGAATGA
- a CDS encoding DUF885 domain-containing protein: protein MSDTTHSALPRQVADDYVDAFIELDPIAGTYLGVEESSSRLPDFSPAGQEALAELARATLVKLDAAEQLPGADSDAERRCGRLLRERLMAELAVHEADESLRAVSNLHSPAHSVREVLTVTPTETDENWAAIVERLRAVPAALEGYRASLALGLDRKLYGGPRATTTFVGQLAEWIGDNGTGFFQSFVAPGPDALRADLDDAARQATESLVALRDWMRDVYAPAIEGAPDTVGRERYARWSRYFNGTDLDLDEAYAYGWSEYHRLLAEMKTEAEKVLPGAGPWEALAHLDAHGKHIEGVDEVQAWLQGLMDEAIEALDGTHFELAERVRKVESRIAPPGGAAAPYYTGPSEDFSRPGRTWLPTMGETRFPVYDLVSTWYHEGVPGHHLQIAQWTHVADSLSRYQASIGMVSANAEGWALYAERLMDELGFLPDAERRLGYLDAQMMRACRVIVDIGMHAEMEIPADSPFHPGERWTPDLAQEFFGNHSGRPADFVESELTRYLSMPGQAIGYKLGERAWLLGRENARKAHGDAFDAKAWHMAALSQGPLGLDDLVDELSKL, encoded by the coding sequence ATGTCAGACACTACGCACAGCGCGCTGCCCCGCCAGGTCGCCGACGATTACGTCGACGCATTCATCGAACTCGACCCGATCGCAGGCACCTACCTCGGTGTCGAGGAAAGCTCCAGCCGGCTTCCCGACTTCTCCCCCGCCGGGCAGGAAGCACTCGCCGAACTGGCCCGCGCCACCTTGGTGAAGCTCGACGCGGCCGAGCAGCTGCCGGGCGCGGACAGCGATGCCGAGCGCCGTTGCGGCCGTCTGCTGCGCGAGCGGCTGATGGCGGAACTCGCCGTCCACGAGGCGGATGAGAGCTTGCGCGCCGTCTCCAATCTGCACTCGCCGGCACACAGCGTCCGCGAGGTGCTGACGGTGACGCCCACCGAGACCGACGAGAACTGGGCGGCGATCGTCGAGCGGCTGCGCGCGGTTCCCGCGGCCCTGGAGGGGTACCGAGCCTCGCTCGCGCTGGGTCTGGACCGGAAGCTGTACGGCGGTCCGCGGGCCACCACCACCTTTGTCGGCCAGCTGGCCGAGTGGATCGGCGACAACGGGACGGGGTTCTTCCAGAGCTTCGTCGCTCCGGGCCCGGACGCGCTGCGCGCCGATCTGGACGACGCCGCCCGGCAGGCCACGGAGTCCTTGGTGGCGTTGCGCGACTGGATGCGCGATGTGTACGCGCCCGCGATCGAGGGTGCGCCCGACACGGTGGGCCGCGAGCGGTACGCCCGCTGGTCGCGCTATTTCAACGGCACCGATCTGGATCTCGACGAGGCGTACGCGTACGGCTGGTCCGAGTACCACCGGCTGCTCGCCGAGATGAAGACCGAGGCCGAGAAGGTGCTGCCGGGCGCGGGTCCCTGGGAGGCGCTGGCCCATCTCGACGCACACGGCAAGCACATCGAGGGTGTCGACGAGGTCCAGGCCTGGCTGCAGGGCCTGATGGACGAGGCGATCGAGGCGCTCGACGGTACCCACTTCGAACTCGCCGAGCGGGTGCGGAAGGTGGAGTCCCGGATCGCACCGCCCGGCGGCGCCGCGGCTCCCTACTACACGGGCCCGTCGGAGGACTTCTCGCGTCCCGGCCGCACCTGGCTGCCCACCATGGGCGAGACCCGCTTCCCCGTGTACGACCTGGTCTCCACCTGGTACCACGAGGGCGTTCCCGGCCACCACCTGCAGATCGCGCAGTGGACGCACGTCGCCGACAGCCTCTCCCGCTACCAGGCGTCGATCGGCATGGTGAGCGCCAACGCCGAGGGCTGGGCCCTGTACGCGGAGCGGCTGATGGACGAGCTGGGCTTCCTGCCCGACGCCGAGCGGCGCCTCGGCTACCTGGACGCGCAGATGATGCGCGCCTGCCGGGTGATCGTGGACATCGGCATGCACGCGGAGATGGAGATCCCGGCGGACTCCCCCTTCCATCCCGGCGAGCGGTGGACGCCTGACCTCGCCCAGGAATTCTTCGGCAACCACAGCGGCCGGCCTGCGGACTTCGTGGAGAGCGAGCTGACTCGCTACCTGTCCATGCCGGGTCAGGCCATCGGCTACAAGCTGGGCGAGCGAGCCTGGCTGCTTGGCCGGGAGAACGCCCGCAAGGCACACGGCGACGCGTTCGACGCCAAGGCCTGGCACATGGCTGCCCTGTCGCAGGGGCCGCTGGGCCTTGACGATCTGGTCGACGAGCTGTCGAAGCTCTGA
- a CDS encoding Lrp/AsnC family transcriptional regulator, whose translation MTDYSPDATDWRILDVLQRDGRATFAELAREVAMSPSAVTERVRRLEEAGIISGYAAVVEPERLGLPILALVRLRYPNGNYKPFHDLLDTTPEIMEAHHVTGDDCFVLKVTARSMSHLEGVAGKIGALGSVTTSVVYSSPLPRRAVSR comes from the coding sequence ATGACCGACTATTCCCCGGACGCCACCGACTGGCGCATCCTCGATGTCCTGCAACGCGACGGACGGGCCACCTTCGCCGAACTGGCCCGCGAGGTCGCCATGTCCCCCAGCGCGGTGACGGAACGGGTGCGCCGGCTGGAGGAGGCGGGCATCATCAGCGGTTACGCCGCCGTGGTGGAGCCGGAGCGGCTCGGGCTGCCGATTCTCGCCCTCGTCCGACTGCGCTATCCGAACGGCAACTACAAGCCTTTCCACGATCTCCTCGACACCACACCCGAGATCATGGAGGCCCATCACGTCACCGGTGACGACTGCTTCGTACTCAAGGTCACCGCCCGCTCGATGAGCCACCTGGAAGGAGTCGCCGGGAAGATCGGCGCGCTCGGCTCCGTCACCACCAGCGTCGTGTACTCCTCGCCCCTCCCCCGGCGGGCCGTCAGCCGCTGA
- a CDS encoding AAA family ATPase, whose protein sequence is MRLHRLTLTAFGPFGATQEVDFDALSSAGLFLLHGPTGAGKTSVLDAVCYGLYGAVPGARQSPGTSLRSDHAPVGLPTEVRLELTVGGRRLEITRRPAQPRPKKKGDGFTTEKAQSWLREYDPGSGWQALSRSHQEIGEEITQLIGMSRDQFCQVVLLPQGDFARFLRADAEARGKLLGRLFDTRRFAAVEERLTELRRTAETQVKAGDEQILAIAQRIAQAAGPAAGELPLPDAQPGEPGLSDGVLEWSAVARSGARERLDIAESVLAAAESRQAAARRALDAARELARLQQRYEETRRRATELEARRPDRDEHQARLERARKADRVAPALELRDEAERAYRTAGAARERTRAQLPDTLADAGAEQLAALERRLRQELGGLDAARRAERRSAEIDTERAELERQARADDELILEAEGWLAGWEPARRGLQERIEAAQESATRAEQLAGRLEPARRRLEAARRRDALATETAAAADRLAAARERALGAHEKWLELRERRLRDIAAELAEQLVDGEACKVCGSGDHPKPARAGDGHVDKSAEEAALDTYRRAEQVRTEADRELGVVREKHAAAREAARPAQARDAAGAADGSEARAAEPSVGELSGAAAADAAHTVTSPDPTVVELGALVARLTSEYEQAHRTAAGTHAAREALVAAEREQAQRLEERQSAERRAAARTSRRDGLDREQSALEAELVTARGESDSVAAHAALLESRVALLADAAEAVRAEEAAAQRSKEADGRLSDAAFRAGFDTPQAAVATLLTASEQRDLQHLIDAWQAEAAAVADRLAEVETRAAAERPQADPDAAQAAYDAAERQVRDAAATLAATRERCTELGRLSRRAADEVRRLGPLREEYERVARLAGLTAGTSADNERKMRLESYVLAARLEQVAAAATARLQRMSSGRYTLVHSDARTGGRRAGLGLHVVDAWTGRERDTATLSGGETFFASLALALGLADVVTDEAGGVRLDTLFIDEGFGSLDDQTLDEVLDVLDSLRERDRSVGIVSHVGDLRRRIPAQLEVVKERHGSAVRHRAGGAVSG, encoded by the coding sequence TTGAGACTCCACCGACTCACCCTCACCGCCTTCGGCCCGTTCGGCGCCACCCAGGAAGTCGACTTCGACGCGCTCTCGTCCGCCGGACTCTTTCTGCTGCACGGTCCCACCGGGGCCGGGAAGACCTCCGTCCTCGACGCCGTCTGCTACGGGCTGTACGGCGCGGTGCCCGGCGCCCGCCAGAGCCCCGGCACCTCGCTGCGCAGCGACCATGCGCCGGTCGGCCTGCCCACCGAGGTGCGGCTGGAACTGACCGTCGGCGGACGGCGTCTGGAGATCACCCGGCGCCCCGCCCAGCCCCGCCCCAAGAAGAAGGGGGACGGCTTCACCACCGAGAAGGCCCAGAGCTGGCTGCGCGAGTACGACCCCGGGAGCGGCTGGCAGGCGCTCAGCCGGTCGCATCAGGAGATCGGTGAGGAGATCACCCAGCTCATCGGGATGAGCCGGGACCAGTTCTGCCAGGTGGTGCTCCTGCCGCAGGGCGACTTCGCACGCTTTCTGCGCGCCGACGCCGAAGCACGCGGCAAGCTGCTCGGCAGACTCTTCGACACCCGCCGTTTCGCGGCCGTAGAGGAACGCCTCACCGAACTGCGCCGTACCGCTGAGACCCAGGTGAAGGCCGGCGACGAACAGATTCTCGCGATCGCCCAGCGGATCGCTCAGGCCGCAGGACCGGCGGCCGGCGAGCTGCCCCTGCCGGACGCCCAGCCCGGCGAACCAGGACTGTCCGACGGCGTGCTGGAATGGTCCGCCGTCGCCCGCAGCGGCGCCCGGGAACGGCTCGACATCGCTGAGTCCGTCCTGGCCGCGGCCGAGAGCCGACAGGCGGCAGCCCGCCGCGCACTCGACGCCGCACGCGAACTCGCCAGGCTCCAGCAGCGGTACGAGGAGACGCGGCGCCGCGCCACCGAACTCGAAGCCCGTCGCCCCGACCGCGACGAGCACCAGGCCCGGCTCGAACGTGCCCGCAAGGCAGATCGTGTCGCCCCCGCACTGGAGCTGCGTGACGAGGCGGAACGGGCCTACCGGACGGCGGGCGCGGCCCGCGAGCGCACCCGGGCCCAGCTGCCGGACACCCTTGCCGACGCCGGTGCGGAACAGCTGGCGGCTCTGGAACGCAGACTCCGGCAGGAGCTGGGCGGCCTCGACGCCGCGCGTCGGGCCGAGCGGCGCAGCGCGGAGATCGACACCGAGCGGGCCGAACTGGAGCGGCAGGCCCGGGCCGACGACGAACTGATCCTGGAGGCGGAAGGCTGGCTCGCGGGCTGGGAACCTGCCCGCCGCGGCCTTCAGGAACGCATCGAAGCGGCCCAGGAGTCCGCGACCCGCGCCGAACAACTGGCGGGCCGGCTGGAACCGGCTCGCCGCCGGCTGGAAGCGGCACGGCGCCGAGATGCGCTCGCGACGGAGACGGCGGCCGCCGCGGACCGGCTGGCCGCTGCCCGGGAGCGTGCGCTCGGCGCCCATGAGAAGTGGCTGGAGCTGCGCGAACGGCGGCTGCGGGACATCGCCGCCGAGCTCGCGGAGCAGCTCGTCGACGGCGAGGCCTGCAAGGTGTGCGGGTCGGGCGACCACCCGAAGCCGGCCCGCGCCGGTGACGGTCATGTCGACAAGTCGGCCGAGGAGGCCGCTCTCGACACCTACCGGCGGGCCGAGCAGGTCCGTACGGAGGCGGACCGGGAACTCGGAGTCGTACGCGAGAAGCACGCTGCGGCGCGGGAGGCGGCCCGGCCGGCGCAGGCGAGGGACGCGGCGGGTGCGGCAGATGGCAGCGAGGCCCGCGCAGCTGAGCCGTCCGTCGGCGAGCTTTCCGGCGCCGCCGCTGCCGATGCGGCCCACACCGTCACGTCACCGGACCCCACCGTCGTCGAACTCGGCGCCCTGGTCGCCCGGTTGACGAGCGAGTACGAACAGGCGCACCGCACCGCCGCCGGCACGCACGCCGCGCGCGAGGCTCTCGTAGCCGCCGAACGGGAGCAGGCCCAGAGGCTCGAAGAGCGGCAGTCGGCCGAGCGCCGCGCCGCTGCCCGGACCTCCCGGCGGGACGGGCTCGACCGCGAGCAGTCCGCCCTGGAAGCCGAGTTGGTGACCGCCCGTGGCGAGTCCGACAGCGTCGCCGCGCATGCGGCCCTGCTGGAGAGCCGGGTCGCCCTGCTCGCCGACGCCGCGGAGGCGGTGCGCGCCGAGGAAGCGGCGGCGCAGCGCAGCAAGGAGGCCGACGGCCGGCTCTCGGACGCCGCGTTCCGGGCCGGTTTCGACACCCCGCAGGCCGCCGTGGCGACCCTGCTCACCGCCTCCGAACAGCGCGACCTCCAGCACCTGATCGACGCCTGGCAGGCCGAGGCCGCCGCTGTCGCCGACCGGCTCGCCGAGGTGGAGACCCGCGCCGCCGCCGAACGCCCGCAGGCCGACCCGGACGCAGCGCAGGCCGCGTACGACGCGGCCGAGCGACAGGTGAGGGATGCCGCCGCCACGCTCGCCGCCACCCGGGAGCGCTGCACCGAACTCGGCCGGCTGTCGCGCCGCGCGGCGGACGAAGTGCGCAGGCTGGGACCGCTGCGCGAGGAGTACGAGCGGGTCGCACGGCTTGCCGGGCTCACCGCCGGAACCTCGGCCGACAACGAACGCAAGATGCGGCTGGAGTCGTACGTGCTCGCCGCCCGGCTCGAACAGGTCGCGGCCGCCGCCACCGCACGGCTGCAGCGCATGTCGTCGGGCCGCTACACACTGGTCCACTCCGACGCCCGCACCGGAGGCCGCCGGGCCGGCCTCGGGCTGCATGTCGTCGACGCCTGGACCGGCCGCGAGCGCGACACAGCCACGCTCTCCGGCGGCGAGACGTTCTTCGCCTCGCTCGCCCTGGCGCTCGGCCTGGCCGACGTCGTCACCGACGAGGCGGGCGGGGTCCGGCTGGACACCCTCTTCATCGACGAAGGGTTCGGCAGCCTGGACGACCAGACCCTGGACGAGGTGCTCGACGTACTGGACTCGCTGCGCGAGCGGGACCGCAGCGTCGGTATCGTCAGCCATGTCGGCGATCTGCGCCGCCGTATCCCCGCCCAGCTCGAGGTGGTCAAGGAGCGGCACGGATCGGCGGTGCGGCACCGGGCCGGCGGCGCGGTCAGCGGCTGA